One segment of Salvelinus alpinus chromosome 1, SLU_Salpinus.1, whole genome shotgun sequence DNA contains the following:
- the cchcr1 gene encoding coiled-coil alpha-helical rod protein 1 isoform X2, translating to MERCNEDEKLNAPSDFVASKGSQRTLMPPSHFTVSTQSASIIVPGTVTGRGTTPIKWVTHATTPPSDSGPANPWLTMAQAKQEILELHRENQRIRMLQGDCCRGTKSTEDSAHSIARSGARGEQASRWETEWRLDTERFRAESERLKGQVEALKEVAGRQREEMRDKETYLNRQSHEMEAMREELYKTKTELSQVSVELVQKREDKERLSTQLEMLERKSGEEAERLRSEVERSGQETHRLTREADTARLQAGEEAKQELQKLNKQLEESYRRHEIQLQQLTATHDTELSTVRQASSEVQERLCHLSQEVTHLKCCLLEVSAEREGLKEQLSQMGNAFETQSATLQSLRNYIGQLTPERGLEEKLTETIQTLNREKEALQVTTELLTVRLNSVNDILALQEEEMVEKTLSDPLLKAGPKGTRVLRCWREKVFMLLVQLRSRDIELRGEKDKLHSTISSLEQEVKKEKYQSNVFQHSLQDRTAELELERVSREAVEQDVVTTKRENTELKSWSQEAEAGLRTMTEDAQRFSQAFEAKMSEVETVQTRLNSFGQRLTFAKRRVDTIQGLMMRKEALRRVQQATKAANPVSERAAVTELQAELASACEERDKLRQELKRTPELIESALADVREQFDSEVRQLRQAAERSRGEAQEAQAAREEAQQRLQEAHTQLEESNLNLEQIHAQLISQKEDSDRALQERVSETEDHCAQQLRVMESQLNTARREHTKAVVALRQFERQAERVREQEREAQCLQSEHTKREIEDLQKLLQEKDKDRNLLLVTVRERGLMSEYKAARTTAQQTSVALEEQQQRPSRKSNTLRAKNQPQTRDSLLSVLGDLRTLSAAVVHSSEDDAEEEGHGDRAPAGGEAH from the exons ATGGAAAGATGCAACGAGGATGAGAAGCTGAATGCCCCGTCCGATTTTGTGGCATCAA AGGGTAGTCAGAGGACCCTGATGCCCCCATCCCATTTCACCGTAAGCACCCAGTCTGCCTCTATCATAGTACCAGGGACTGTAACGGGACGAGGGACAACACCAATAAAATGGGTCACCCATGCCACAACACCCCCATCGGACTCTGGCCCTGCCAACCCATGGCTCACCATGGCTCAGGCCAAACAGGAAATTTTAGAACTACACAGAGAAAACCAGAGGATTCGGATGTTACAGGGAGACTGCTGCAGAGGAACGAAGTCAACAGAGGATTCTGCCCACTCCATAGCAAG gtctggaGCGAGAGGTGAGCAGGCCTCCAGGTGGGAGACAGAATGGAGACTGGACACAGAGCGTTTCAGGGCAGAGTCAGAGAGGCTGAAAGGCCAGGTAGAAGCACTGAAGGAAGttgcagggagacagagagaggagatgagggacAAAGAAACTTATCTGAACAG GCAGAGCCATGAAATGGAGGCGATGCGGGAGGAGTTATATAAGACTAAGACTGAGCTCAGCCAAGTCAGTGTGGAGCTGGTCCAAAAGAGAGAGGACAAAGAGAGACTCAGCACCCAG CTGGAGATGCTGGAGAGGAAGTCTGGGGAggaggctgagaggctgaggAGTGAGGTGGAGAGGAGCGGACAGGAAACCCACAGGCTGACCAGGGAGGCTGATACAGCCAGGCTGCAGGCTGGGGAAGAGGCCAAGCAGGAGTTGCAGAAACTAAATAAGCAACTGGAGGAATCCTACAGGAGACATGAAATACAG TTGCAGCAGTTGACTGCCACCCATGACACTGAATTGTCCACAGTCAGACAGGCGAGCTCTGAGGTGCAGGAGAGGTTATGTCACCTGTCCCAGGAGGTGACTCATCTGAAGTGCTGTCTACTGGAAGTgtctgcagagagagaaggactgaAAGAACAACTAAG CCAAATGGGCAATGCTTTTGAGACCCAGTCAGCAACGTTGCAGAGTCTTAGAAACTACATTGGACAACTTACCCCTGAGAGAGGGTTGGAAGAGAAACTAACTGAAACCATTCAG ACACTGAATAGGGAGAAGGAGGCTCTGCAGGTGACAACAGAGCTTCTGACGGTCAGACTCAACTCTGTGAACGACATATTGGCCCTACAAGAGGAGGAGATGGTAGAGAAG ACTCTGTCAGACCCTCTCCTGAAAGCTGGGCCCAAAGGCACTCGGGTTCTGCGTTGCTGGAGAGAGAAGGTCTTCATGTTGTTGGTCCAGCTTCGCTCAAGGGATATCGAACTGAGGGGAGAAAAGGATAAACTTCACTCAACC ATCTCGTCTCTGGAGCAGGAGGTGAAGAAGGAGAAGTACCAGTCCAATGTGTTCCAGCACAGcctgcaggacagaacagctgagCTGGAGCTGGAGAGGGTGTCTAGGGAg GCCGTGGAGCAGGACGTGGTTACGACtaagagggagaacacagagcTGAAGAGCTGGAGTCAGGAggcagaggctggactgaggaccaTGACAGAGGATGCCCAGCG ATTCAGTCAGGCATTTGAGGCTAAGATGTCAGAGGTGGAGACTGTCCAAACACGTCTGAACAGCTTTGGCCAGAGGCTGACCTTTGCCAAAAGAAGAGTGGACACAATTCAAG GTCTAATGATGAGGAAGGAGGCCCTACGGAGAGTGCAGCAGGCCACTAAAGCAGCCAACCCGGTCTCTGAGCG TGCCGCTGTCACAGAGCTCCAGGCAGAGCTGGCCTCGGCGTGTGAGGAGAGAGACAAGCTCAGGCAGGAGCTCAAGAGAACCCCCGAGCTCATTGAGAGTGCCCTGGCTGATGTCCGTGAACAGT TTGACAGTGAAGTGAGGCAGCTGAGGCAGGCTGCAGAGCGAAGCAGGGGGGAAGCCCAGGAGGCCCAGGCAGCCAGAGAGGAGGCCCAGCAGAGGCTGCAGGAGGcccacacacagctagaggaGAGCAACCTCAACCTAGAGCAGATCCATGCACAGCTGATCAGCCAGAAGGAGGACAGTGACAGAG CTCTGCAGGAGAGAGTGTCTGAGACAGAGGATCACTGTGCTCAGCAGCTTAGAGTGATGGAATCTCAACTCAACACGGCCAGAAGAGAACACACCAAAGCAG TGGTAGCCCTGCGTCAGtttgagagacaggcagagagagtgagggagcaggagagagaagCACAATGCCTTCAGAGTGAACACACCAAGAGAGAAATCGAGGatctacagaaactactgcaagAAAAGGACAAGGACAGAAACCTACTTTTG GTGACTGTACGTGAGAGGGGGCTGATGAGTGAGTATAAGGCAGCTCGGACCACAGCCCAGCAGACTTCTGTGGCCTTGGAGGAGCAGCAGCAGAGACCCTCAAGGAAGAGCAACACTCTGAGAGCCAAAAACCAGCCACAGACCAGAG ACTCGCTACTGTCAGTGCTTGGGGACCTTCGGACTCTGAGTGCTGCAGTGGTCCACAGCTCAGAAGACGATGCAGAGGAGGAGGGACATGGGGACAGG GCTCCGGCCGGAGGAGAAGCTCACTGA
- the cchcr1 gene encoding coiled-coil alpha-helical rod protein 1 isoform X1: MERCNEDEKLNAPSDFVASKGSQRTLMPPSHFTVSTQSASIIVPGTVTGRGTTPIKWVTHATTPPSDSGPANPWLTMAQAKQEILELHRENQRIRMLQGDCCRGTKSTEDSAHSIARSGARGEQASRWETEWRLDTERFRAESERLKGQVEALKEVAGRQREEMRDKETYLNRQSHEMEAMREELYKTKTELSQVSVELVQKREDKERLSTQLEMLERKSGEEAERLRSEVERSGQETHRLTREADTARLQAGEEAKQELQKLNKQLEESYRRHEIQLQQLTATHDTELSTVRQASSEVQERLCHLSQEVTHLKCCLLEVSAEREGLKEQLSQMGNAFETQSATLQSLRNYIGQLTPERGLEEKLTETIQTLNREKEALQVTTELLTVRLNSVNDILALQEEEMVEKTLSDPLLKAGPKGTRVLRCWREKVFMLLVQLRSRDIELRGEKDKLHSTISSLEQEVKKEKYQSNVFQHSLQDRTAELELERVSREAVEQDVVTTKRENTELKSWSQEAEAGLRTMTEDAQRFSQAFEAKMSEVETVQTRLNSFGQRLTFAKRRVDTIQGLMMRKEALRRVQQATKAANPVSERAAVTELQAELASACEERDKLRQELKRTPELIESALADVREQFDSEVRQLRQAAERSRGEAQEAQAAREEAQQRLQEAHTQLEESNLNLEQIHAQLISQKEDSDRALQERVSETEDHCAQQLRVMESQLNTARREHTKAVVALRQFERQAERVREQEREAQCLQSEHTKREIEDLQKLLQEKDKDRNLLLVTVRERGLMSEYKAARTTAQQTSVALEEQQQRPSRKSNTLRAKNQPQTRDSLLSVLGDLRTLSAAVVHSSEDDAEEEGHGDRVRHSRTRGDDSLK; this comes from the exons ATGGAAAGATGCAACGAGGATGAGAAGCTGAATGCCCCGTCCGATTTTGTGGCATCAA AGGGTAGTCAGAGGACCCTGATGCCCCCATCCCATTTCACCGTAAGCACCCAGTCTGCCTCTATCATAGTACCAGGGACTGTAACGGGACGAGGGACAACACCAATAAAATGGGTCACCCATGCCACAACACCCCCATCGGACTCTGGCCCTGCCAACCCATGGCTCACCATGGCTCAGGCCAAACAGGAAATTTTAGAACTACACAGAGAAAACCAGAGGATTCGGATGTTACAGGGAGACTGCTGCAGAGGAACGAAGTCAACAGAGGATTCTGCCCACTCCATAGCAAG gtctggaGCGAGAGGTGAGCAGGCCTCCAGGTGGGAGACAGAATGGAGACTGGACACAGAGCGTTTCAGGGCAGAGTCAGAGAGGCTGAAAGGCCAGGTAGAAGCACTGAAGGAAGttgcagggagacagagagaggagatgagggacAAAGAAACTTATCTGAACAG GCAGAGCCATGAAATGGAGGCGATGCGGGAGGAGTTATATAAGACTAAGACTGAGCTCAGCCAAGTCAGTGTGGAGCTGGTCCAAAAGAGAGAGGACAAAGAGAGACTCAGCACCCAG CTGGAGATGCTGGAGAGGAAGTCTGGGGAggaggctgagaggctgaggAGTGAGGTGGAGAGGAGCGGACAGGAAACCCACAGGCTGACCAGGGAGGCTGATACAGCCAGGCTGCAGGCTGGGGAAGAGGCCAAGCAGGAGTTGCAGAAACTAAATAAGCAACTGGAGGAATCCTACAGGAGACATGAAATACAG TTGCAGCAGTTGACTGCCACCCATGACACTGAATTGTCCACAGTCAGACAGGCGAGCTCTGAGGTGCAGGAGAGGTTATGTCACCTGTCCCAGGAGGTGACTCATCTGAAGTGCTGTCTACTGGAAGTgtctgcagagagagaaggactgaAAGAACAACTAAG CCAAATGGGCAATGCTTTTGAGACCCAGTCAGCAACGTTGCAGAGTCTTAGAAACTACATTGGACAACTTACCCCTGAGAGAGGGTTGGAAGAGAAACTAACTGAAACCATTCAG ACACTGAATAGGGAGAAGGAGGCTCTGCAGGTGACAACAGAGCTTCTGACGGTCAGACTCAACTCTGTGAACGACATATTGGCCCTACAAGAGGAGGAGATGGTAGAGAAG ACTCTGTCAGACCCTCTCCTGAAAGCTGGGCCCAAAGGCACTCGGGTTCTGCGTTGCTGGAGAGAGAAGGTCTTCATGTTGTTGGTCCAGCTTCGCTCAAGGGATATCGAACTGAGGGGAGAAAAGGATAAACTTCACTCAACC ATCTCGTCTCTGGAGCAGGAGGTGAAGAAGGAGAAGTACCAGTCCAATGTGTTCCAGCACAGcctgcaggacagaacagctgagCTGGAGCTGGAGAGGGTGTCTAGGGAg GCCGTGGAGCAGGACGTGGTTACGACtaagagggagaacacagagcTGAAGAGCTGGAGTCAGGAggcagaggctggactgaggaccaTGACAGAGGATGCCCAGCG ATTCAGTCAGGCATTTGAGGCTAAGATGTCAGAGGTGGAGACTGTCCAAACACGTCTGAACAGCTTTGGCCAGAGGCTGACCTTTGCCAAAAGAAGAGTGGACACAATTCAAG GTCTAATGATGAGGAAGGAGGCCCTACGGAGAGTGCAGCAGGCCACTAAAGCAGCCAACCCGGTCTCTGAGCG TGCCGCTGTCACAGAGCTCCAGGCAGAGCTGGCCTCGGCGTGTGAGGAGAGAGACAAGCTCAGGCAGGAGCTCAAGAGAACCCCCGAGCTCATTGAGAGTGCCCTGGCTGATGTCCGTGAACAGT TTGACAGTGAAGTGAGGCAGCTGAGGCAGGCTGCAGAGCGAAGCAGGGGGGAAGCCCAGGAGGCCCAGGCAGCCAGAGAGGAGGCCCAGCAGAGGCTGCAGGAGGcccacacacagctagaggaGAGCAACCTCAACCTAGAGCAGATCCATGCACAGCTGATCAGCCAGAAGGAGGACAGTGACAGAG CTCTGCAGGAGAGAGTGTCTGAGACAGAGGATCACTGTGCTCAGCAGCTTAGAGTGATGGAATCTCAACTCAACACGGCCAGAAGAGAACACACCAAAGCAG TGGTAGCCCTGCGTCAGtttgagagacaggcagagagagtgagggagcaggagagagaagCACAATGCCTTCAGAGTGAACACACCAAGAGAGAAATCGAGGatctacagaaactactgcaagAAAAGGACAAGGACAGAAACCTACTTTTG GTGACTGTACGTGAGAGGGGGCTGATGAGTGAGTATAAGGCAGCTCGGACCACAGCCCAGCAGACTTCTGTGGCCTTGGAGGAGCAGCAGCAGAGACCCTCAAGGAAGAGCAACACTCTGAGAGCCAAAAACCAGCCACAGACCAGAG ACTCGCTACTGTCAGTGCTTGGGGACCTTCGGACTCTGAGTGCTGCAGTGGTCCACAGCTCAGAAGACGATGCAGAGGAGGAGGGACATGGGGACAGGGTACGGCATTCCAGAACCAGAGGGGACGACTCACTAAAATGA
- the cchcr1 gene encoding coiled-coil alpha-helical rod protein 1 isoform X3: MERCNEDEKLNAPSDFVASKGSQRTLMPPSHFTVSTQSASIIVPGTVTGRGTTPIKWVTHATTPPSDSGPANPWLTMAQAKQEILELHRENQRIRMLQGDCCRGTKSTEDSAHSIARSGARGEQASRWETEWRLDTERFRAESERLKGQVEALKEVAGRQREEMRDKETYLNRQSHEMEAMREELYKTKTELSQVSVELVQKREDKERLSTQLEMLERKSGEEAERLRSEVERSGQETHRLTREADTARLQAGEEAKQELQKLNKQLEESYRRHEIQLQQLTATHDTELSTVRQASSEVQERLCHLSQEVTHLKCCLLEVSAEREGLKEQLSQMGNAFETQSATLQSLRNYIGQLTPERGLEEKLTETIQTLNREKEALQVTTELLTVRLNSVNDILALQEEEMVEKTLSDPLLKAGPKGTRVLRCWREKVFMLLVQLRSRDIELRGEKDKLHSTISSLEQEVKKEKYQSNVFQHSLQDRTAELELERVSREAVEQDVVTTKRENTELKSWSQEAEAGLRTMTEDAQRFSQAFEAKMSEVETVQTRLNSFGQRLTFAKRRVDTIQGLMMRKEALRRVQQATKAANPVSERAAVTELQAELASACEERDKLRQELKRTPELIESALADVREQFDSEVRQLRQAAERSRGEAQEAQAAREEAQQRLQEAHTQLEESNLNLEQIHAQLISQKEDSDRALQERVSETEDHCAQQLRVMESQLNTARREHTKAVVALRQFERQAERVREQEREAQCLQSEHTKREIEDLQKLLQEKDKDRNLLLVTVRERGLMSEYKAARTTAQQTSVALEEQQQRPSRKSNTLRAKNQPQTRDSLLSVLGDLRTLSAAVVHSSEDDAEEEGHGDRGLTA; this comes from the exons ATGGAAAGATGCAACGAGGATGAGAAGCTGAATGCCCCGTCCGATTTTGTGGCATCAA AGGGTAGTCAGAGGACCCTGATGCCCCCATCCCATTTCACCGTAAGCACCCAGTCTGCCTCTATCATAGTACCAGGGACTGTAACGGGACGAGGGACAACACCAATAAAATGGGTCACCCATGCCACAACACCCCCATCGGACTCTGGCCCTGCCAACCCATGGCTCACCATGGCTCAGGCCAAACAGGAAATTTTAGAACTACACAGAGAAAACCAGAGGATTCGGATGTTACAGGGAGACTGCTGCAGAGGAACGAAGTCAACAGAGGATTCTGCCCACTCCATAGCAAG gtctggaGCGAGAGGTGAGCAGGCCTCCAGGTGGGAGACAGAATGGAGACTGGACACAGAGCGTTTCAGGGCAGAGTCAGAGAGGCTGAAAGGCCAGGTAGAAGCACTGAAGGAAGttgcagggagacagagagaggagatgagggacAAAGAAACTTATCTGAACAG GCAGAGCCATGAAATGGAGGCGATGCGGGAGGAGTTATATAAGACTAAGACTGAGCTCAGCCAAGTCAGTGTGGAGCTGGTCCAAAAGAGAGAGGACAAAGAGAGACTCAGCACCCAG CTGGAGATGCTGGAGAGGAAGTCTGGGGAggaggctgagaggctgaggAGTGAGGTGGAGAGGAGCGGACAGGAAACCCACAGGCTGACCAGGGAGGCTGATACAGCCAGGCTGCAGGCTGGGGAAGAGGCCAAGCAGGAGTTGCAGAAACTAAATAAGCAACTGGAGGAATCCTACAGGAGACATGAAATACAG TTGCAGCAGTTGACTGCCACCCATGACACTGAATTGTCCACAGTCAGACAGGCGAGCTCTGAGGTGCAGGAGAGGTTATGTCACCTGTCCCAGGAGGTGACTCATCTGAAGTGCTGTCTACTGGAAGTgtctgcagagagagaaggactgaAAGAACAACTAAG CCAAATGGGCAATGCTTTTGAGACCCAGTCAGCAACGTTGCAGAGTCTTAGAAACTACATTGGACAACTTACCCCTGAGAGAGGGTTGGAAGAGAAACTAACTGAAACCATTCAG ACACTGAATAGGGAGAAGGAGGCTCTGCAGGTGACAACAGAGCTTCTGACGGTCAGACTCAACTCTGTGAACGACATATTGGCCCTACAAGAGGAGGAGATGGTAGAGAAG ACTCTGTCAGACCCTCTCCTGAAAGCTGGGCCCAAAGGCACTCGGGTTCTGCGTTGCTGGAGAGAGAAGGTCTTCATGTTGTTGGTCCAGCTTCGCTCAAGGGATATCGAACTGAGGGGAGAAAAGGATAAACTTCACTCAACC ATCTCGTCTCTGGAGCAGGAGGTGAAGAAGGAGAAGTACCAGTCCAATGTGTTCCAGCACAGcctgcaggacagaacagctgagCTGGAGCTGGAGAGGGTGTCTAGGGAg GCCGTGGAGCAGGACGTGGTTACGACtaagagggagaacacagagcTGAAGAGCTGGAGTCAGGAggcagaggctggactgaggaccaTGACAGAGGATGCCCAGCG ATTCAGTCAGGCATTTGAGGCTAAGATGTCAGAGGTGGAGACTGTCCAAACACGTCTGAACAGCTTTGGCCAGAGGCTGACCTTTGCCAAAAGAAGAGTGGACACAATTCAAG GTCTAATGATGAGGAAGGAGGCCCTACGGAGAGTGCAGCAGGCCACTAAAGCAGCCAACCCGGTCTCTGAGCG TGCCGCTGTCACAGAGCTCCAGGCAGAGCTGGCCTCGGCGTGTGAGGAGAGAGACAAGCTCAGGCAGGAGCTCAAGAGAACCCCCGAGCTCATTGAGAGTGCCCTGGCTGATGTCCGTGAACAGT TTGACAGTGAAGTGAGGCAGCTGAGGCAGGCTGCAGAGCGAAGCAGGGGGGAAGCCCAGGAGGCCCAGGCAGCCAGAGAGGAGGCCCAGCAGAGGCTGCAGGAGGcccacacacagctagaggaGAGCAACCTCAACCTAGAGCAGATCCATGCACAGCTGATCAGCCAGAAGGAGGACAGTGACAGAG CTCTGCAGGAGAGAGTGTCTGAGACAGAGGATCACTGTGCTCAGCAGCTTAGAGTGATGGAATCTCAACTCAACACGGCCAGAAGAGAACACACCAAAGCAG TGGTAGCCCTGCGTCAGtttgagagacaggcagagagagtgagggagcaggagagagaagCACAATGCCTTCAGAGTGAACACACCAAGAGAGAAATCGAGGatctacagaaactactgcaagAAAAGGACAAGGACAGAAACCTACTTTTG GTGACTGTACGTGAGAGGGGGCTGATGAGTGAGTATAAGGCAGCTCGGACCACAGCCCAGCAGACTTCTGTGGCCTTGGAGGAGCAGCAGCAGAGACCCTCAAGGAAGAGCAACACTCTGAGAGCCAAAAACCAGCCACAGACCAGAG ACTCGCTACTGTCAGTGCTTGGGGACCTTCGGACTCTGAGTGCTGCAGTGGTCCACAGCTCAGAAGACGATGCAGAGGAGGAGGGACATGGGGACAGG GGCCTCACAGCGTGA
- the cchcr1 gene encoding coiled-coil alpha-helical rod protein 1 isoform X4 has protein sequence MPPSHFTVSTQSASIIVPGTVTGRGTTPIKWVTHATTPPSDSGPANPWLTMAQAKQEILELHRENQRIRMLQGDCCRGTKSTEDSAHSIARSGARGEQASRWETEWRLDTERFRAESERLKGQVEALKEVAGRQREEMRDKETYLNRQSHEMEAMREELYKTKTELSQVSVELVQKREDKERLSTQLEMLERKSGEEAERLRSEVERSGQETHRLTREADTARLQAGEEAKQELQKLNKQLEESYRRHEIQLQQLTATHDTELSTVRQASSEVQERLCHLSQEVTHLKCCLLEVSAEREGLKEQLSQMGNAFETQSATLQSLRNYIGQLTPERGLEEKLTETIQTLNREKEALQVTTELLTVRLNSVNDILALQEEEMVEKTLSDPLLKAGPKGTRVLRCWREKVFMLLVQLRSRDIELRGEKDKLHSTISSLEQEVKKEKYQSNVFQHSLQDRTAELELERVSREAVEQDVVTTKRENTELKSWSQEAEAGLRTMTEDAQRFSQAFEAKMSEVETVQTRLNSFGQRLTFAKRRVDTIQGLMMRKEALRRVQQATKAANPVSERAAVTELQAELASACEERDKLRQELKRTPELIESALADVREQFDSEVRQLRQAAERSRGEAQEAQAAREEAQQRLQEAHTQLEESNLNLEQIHAQLISQKEDSDRALQERVSETEDHCAQQLRVMESQLNTARREHTKAVVALRQFERQAERVREQEREAQCLQSEHTKREIEDLQKLLQEKDKDRNLLLVTVRERGLMSEYKAARTTAQQTSVALEEQQQRPSRKSNTLRAKNQPQTRDSLLSVLGDLRTLSAAVVHSSEDDAEEEGHGDRVRHSRTRGDDSLK, from the exons ATGCCCCCATCCCATTTCACCGTAAGCACCCAGTCTGCCTCTATCATAGTACCAGGGACTGTAACGGGACGAGGGACAACACCAATAAAATGGGTCACCCATGCCACAACACCCCCATCGGACTCTGGCCCTGCCAACCCATGGCTCACCATGGCTCAGGCCAAACAGGAAATTTTAGAACTACACAGAGAAAACCAGAGGATTCGGATGTTACAGGGAGACTGCTGCAGAGGAACGAAGTCAACAGAGGATTCTGCCCACTCCATAGCAAG gtctggaGCGAGAGGTGAGCAGGCCTCCAGGTGGGAGACAGAATGGAGACTGGACACAGAGCGTTTCAGGGCAGAGTCAGAGAGGCTGAAAGGCCAGGTAGAAGCACTGAAGGAAGttgcagggagacagagagaggagatgagggacAAAGAAACTTATCTGAACAG GCAGAGCCATGAAATGGAGGCGATGCGGGAGGAGTTATATAAGACTAAGACTGAGCTCAGCCAAGTCAGTGTGGAGCTGGTCCAAAAGAGAGAGGACAAAGAGAGACTCAGCACCCAG CTGGAGATGCTGGAGAGGAAGTCTGGGGAggaggctgagaggctgaggAGTGAGGTGGAGAGGAGCGGACAGGAAACCCACAGGCTGACCAGGGAGGCTGATACAGCCAGGCTGCAGGCTGGGGAAGAGGCCAAGCAGGAGTTGCAGAAACTAAATAAGCAACTGGAGGAATCCTACAGGAGACATGAAATACAG TTGCAGCAGTTGACTGCCACCCATGACACTGAATTGTCCACAGTCAGACAGGCGAGCTCTGAGGTGCAGGAGAGGTTATGTCACCTGTCCCAGGAGGTGACTCATCTGAAGTGCTGTCTACTGGAAGTgtctgcagagagagaaggactgaAAGAACAACTAAG CCAAATGGGCAATGCTTTTGAGACCCAGTCAGCAACGTTGCAGAGTCTTAGAAACTACATTGGACAACTTACCCCTGAGAGAGGGTTGGAAGAGAAACTAACTGAAACCATTCAG ACACTGAATAGGGAGAAGGAGGCTCTGCAGGTGACAACAGAGCTTCTGACGGTCAGACTCAACTCTGTGAACGACATATTGGCCCTACAAGAGGAGGAGATGGTAGAGAAG ACTCTGTCAGACCCTCTCCTGAAAGCTGGGCCCAAAGGCACTCGGGTTCTGCGTTGCTGGAGAGAGAAGGTCTTCATGTTGTTGGTCCAGCTTCGCTCAAGGGATATCGAACTGAGGGGAGAAAAGGATAAACTTCACTCAACC ATCTCGTCTCTGGAGCAGGAGGTGAAGAAGGAGAAGTACCAGTCCAATGTGTTCCAGCACAGcctgcaggacagaacagctgagCTGGAGCTGGAGAGGGTGTCTAGGGAg GCCGTGGAGCAGGACGTGGTTACGACtaagagggagaacacagagcTGAAGAGCTGGAGTCAGGAggcagaggctggactgaggaccaTGACAGAGGATGCCCAGCG ATTCAGTCAGGCATTTGAGGCTAAGATGTCAGAGGTGGAGACTGTCCAAACACGTCTGAACAGCTTTGGCCAGAGGCTGACCTTTGCCAAAAGAAGAGTGGACACAATTCAAG GTCTAATGATGAGGAAGGAGGCCCTACGGAGAGTGCAGCAGGCCACTAAAGCAGCCAACCCGGTCTCTGAGCG TGCCGCTGTCACAGAGCTCCAGGCAGAGCTGGCCTCGGCGTGTGAGGAGAGAGACAAGCTCAGGCAGGAGCTCAAGAGAACCCCCGAGCTCATTGAGAGTGCCCTGGCTGATGTCCGTGAACAGT TTGACAGTGAAGTGAGGCAGCTGAGGCAGGCTGCAGAGCGAAGCAGGGGGGAAGCCCAGGAGGCCCAGGCAGCCAGAGAGGAGGCCCAGCAGAGGCTGCAGGAGGcccacacacagctagaggaGAGCAACCTCAACCTAGAGCAGATCCATGCACAGCTGATCAGCCAGAAGGAGGACAGTGACAGAG CTCTGCAGGAGAGAGTGTCTGAGACAGAGGATCACTGTGCTCAGCAGCTTAGAGTGATGGAATCTCAACTCAACACGGCCAGAAGAGAACACACCAAAGCAG TGGTAGCCCTGCGTCAGtttgagagacaggcagagagagtgagggagcaggagagagaagCACAATGCCTTCAGAGTGAACACACCAAGAGAGAAATCGAGGatctacagaaactactgcaagAAAAGGACAAGGACAGAAACCTACTTTTG GTGACTGTACGTGAGAGGGGGCTGATGAGTGAGTATAAGGCAGCTCGGACCACAGCCCAGCAGACTTCTGTGGCCTTGGAGGAGCAGCAGCAGAGACCCTCAAGGAAGAGCAACACTCTGAGAGCCAAAAACCAGCCACAGACCAGAG ACTCGCTACTGTCAGTGCTTGGGGACCTTCGGACTCTGAGTGCTGCAGTGGTCCACAGCTCAGAAGACGATGCAGAGGAGGAGGGACATGGGGACAGGGTACGGCATTCCAGAACCAGAGGGGACGACTCACTAAAATGA